ataggtgtgcaaagctgtcatcaatgcaaagggtggtgactttgatgaatctcaaatataaaatatattttgacttaacacttttttgcttactacatgattccatgtgtgcttTCCATTGgtgtgatgtattcactattattctactatgtagaaaataatacaaataaagaaaaacccttgaatgagtagatgtccaaacttttgactgatactgtatatccaaAATCCATTTAGCATGTGAGGGTCTCTCTACATTATAGGAATGACCAAATATCAACAAAGGAGAAGACAGTCGGTTGTAGCACAATGCCCCGACAGTTGAAAATTAACGCGATGAGACCGTGCACCTGTTTGTCTTGCGTGTTATGTTGTTGGGGCGTACACCATCTACTCCACCACTATTCTCCTCTAAGGTGTCATCCCTTCCACCTCACTGTCATCCTCTGCCAGGTAGATGGGACTCTTTGATCGGAGGACTGTCTCAAATTTACCACGGTTGGGTGTGGCCTCTGAGCTGTTCTTAATCCCATAACCAAAGTAGATGAGAAAACctaggagaaagagaaggaagaaaAATGGATTTAAACAGTGAAACTGCAGCATGTCAAAGGTGAACCTCACTGAGACACTGTACTTGTGCCCCCGCACCTCTCGGATTCAGAGGggctgggttaaatgcggaagacacatttccgtTGAATGCTTTcattcaattgtacaactgactatgtatccccctttcctttccttgaGTAACACAACATTGAGTAATAATACAGATCGGCACAAGAGCAAGAGGCAAAGCAAAAATAAGGGGTGGGGATCTCACTAACCAATAGTCATCCACACTGCAAAGCGACACCATGTTGGCCCATCCAGCTGCATCATGAGGTAAATGTTGACAAAGATACTGACCAATGGCAGCACTGGGAGCAGGGGTACCTGAGGGGattcacatttttttgttttgtttctacaTTAACCACAATTAGCAAACACTGGACATAATCAAGACTAACATGTACAACATCTAATGTTAATTTGCTTTTTTTAAGCTAAGAGCTGATGATTCAATGAAAcaagtacagacagacagtggtttcTAGGAGAACGCAGAAACCTACAGTAAATAGGAAATGGTTTCTCAGGATGAATGAAACAACAAACGTGAACTGAGTCATGTGATTGACAACTCCCATCATACTTTAAAGGTGAGTGCCTGTCTGCTCGGGGGCTGTCTCCAGATGATTGCCACACACAGGAAGGCGAAGAAGGCCAGTATGGCACATATGGTGACCCACAGGGGGTGGCCACTCACCACCTCTGCCCCCCACACAGCCAGCACTACGCACAGCAGGGTGAATACCACAgctacagagaaaaagagagattgtGAACTTCAGCATGTATAGTGGAATCTCAATTATACTTTACAGTTCTTGGTCATACATAATGCAAATGAGAGAATGCATTGAAATTATCAGACAGCTGCTTCCATTTGTAACCAGTAGGCCAAACTTATCAAAAAAAGTTTCACTTAAATATGTGGAGCTATTCTGGTACACCCAAAACAGCTTTAAACATCATCAACACTTCACCCTGACAAAAGGGGGAGACTCACAGATGACAGCGGTAGTGATGTACACGATAAGTCCGGAGGTCTTGGTGGGGACGTCACAGCTGGGCACCAGCAGCATCTTGAGGGTGAACCTCTCCCTGAGGGGCCTGGtctccccctcaccctcctgGTCAAACTCGTCTCCACTGTCCCCCTCCGCCATGGTTGCCCTCCGCAGACCCACCAGCTCCACCAGCTTCTCACTGGCACCGCTGAGGCCCAGGGTACCCGGCTGGTACCTGAGAACAAATACACATAAAGAGTCAACCCTACGTTGACTGAGAACTCTTTTTAGCCAAGATCCTCTGCACTAACCTGAGGATAAGCACACACACTGCCACTAGTGTGTATGCCAGGAGAGTTCCTATTGACATCAGGTCTACCAGGGCTGCCAGATCAAACAGGAATGCCATCAGGGCTGCAGAGAGAAAGAATCCATTTCAATTCTAAGAAACATAGAGTAGCTGCTAAACAGTTGACAGAAAACTAAGTGTTGGTGCACAGTAAAGCAAGGGCTAAGCTTACCTGCTACAATACCCGACACGATGGTGGCTAACAGGGGGGTCTTGGTTTTTATGTTCATCTTTGAGAGGAAGCGGAAGAGCAGGCCATCCTCAGCCATGGCATAGATTACACGGGGCATGGGGAACATTGAGCCCAGTAAACTggacagagaaaagacagagggacTCAGACACAGGCAAAGTCATCACCATCACACAGAGGTCAGCCATGTCTCTGGACAGTCCACAAACACTGACTGGCCATCAACATTTAACACAAGAAACCAAAAAAGTTTGGTTCATATATTCCACATCATAATTGGTTATTTGCAGGCAATAACGAACAACAAAAAGGAACAGCATATGATAAGAAACATCTGTTCAGACACAAAAATAAATGAACTAAAAATAGCCTGCCATCTGGGTGCCTTTCTACCTTTGCCAAAAGTGCACACAAGGCCATGAGAAGTCTCTATGGGAAACTGTCTGTGCCAGTCACCTGGTGGAGAGGGCACAGAGGGAGCCCACAGCCACGATGTAGCGGGCAGGGTCCCAGTGCACATAACTGAAGGCCTCTGGCAGTGGGCTCTCTCTGTTCAGCAGGTAGTAGGGCATCATAAGGGTGAGAGCCGCAGACACCCCGAAGTAGGCAAAGAAACAGATGAGCAGAGAAGCCACGATACCGATGGGGATGGAACGCATAGGATTCTTGGCCTCTTCACCTGTGTAGATAGAGATGGTTTAAATTTGACAGTCATCAAACACAGAAAAAAAATACTCTGGTGTCAAGAGACAAGAAGAAATGGCCTACTTGTTGTTGCGATGCAGTCGAACCCCACAAAGGCATAGAAGCAGGTTGCTGCCCCAGACAGGACTCCACTGAAGCCAAATGGAGCAAAACCCCCGGTGCCAAACTTCTCTTTAATTATCCTGGACAAAGAAAGAGAACTTGAAAATACAGAAAAAATGCCCAAGAGAAAGAGTAATCGTTTCATATTTAGTCTTCAAGAAGAGAACTGCTACCCCTGATGGCTGCAAAAGCTTTGATCTATTTTTGCAAACAGACATTCGTACCCTCTCAATTACTGCATAGGGCTTATTTTAAAACACCACCATTCCTGCCTAATAAAGTACTCTTTCTGAGCTACCCTGCCCATCTTGTCTTTGGTGACTCACTCTGGATCAGTGATGTTGGTTGTGTTGACAAAGTCCTCCACAGTGAGGTTCCAGTTGGTACGGTCTCCCTTCACCAGGCCTGAGATGATGACGAAGCCCAGCACCACCAGGTTGACCCCCGTGAAGATCTTGTTCACCAGGGCCGACTCGCTAACGCCAAACGCCAGCAGGCCTGTGTGGGTGTTAGCAAAGTGTCAGAGCCACAGATGTGGGCAGCGACCAAGCGCGGCCAATCATAATGCTGCACTGAATGGGCACTCTGCCCTTGCTCTAGGGCAGCAATGAAGAGGCAGCCATAGAAACCTCTCTTTAGTAGCTGTAGTTTTGCTGAGGTGTATAATGCTTTCAAATGTGTTCTGAGTTATGTTAATGAGATGTGAGCCACACCAGTGAGCAGCAAGATCAGGATGAAGGCGAAGAGGTCTGGGTATTCAGCAAGAATCTTCCCAGGGACCTTGATGGACATGGAGGCTCTGAAGAAGTCTGAGATCTTCTGTTCAACCAGGTTGTCAAAGGTGGAGCTCCAGGCCCGAGCAACACTGGCTGTGcctgaaagagggggagagacgtACAATGAGAGGGTGGAGTCATACATTCAAGGGCACTTCTGTCATGAGGCAATCCTTCTGAAGGACCAGGCACTTGCTCTGTCTGTAAAACCTCTTCAGCTCACGTCCTCGTCAGAATCTTAATCATTCAGTCTAATTATTCAGCTACTCATAATTGCTGATGATCTCAAATGACTGGCTGGGTATAGCAGTAATATCACTGCAGTTTAAGCAGCTTGGAGTTGTGTGCAGTCACATAGATTTATGTTATCCTTGAACCTCATATCCTGCTTTTACCTTTAAAAACATGTTTCTTGTAActttacacaaaaaaaaaaaaacatttcctgaccattttttaaaatcactTAGGTTCTTAATGTCAAAATCACTCGTTTTTACTAACCCACTTCTGACTTACCTATGACATAGGAGAGGATGAGATTCCAGCCAGTGATGAAGGCCCAGATTTCCCCCACAGTCACATAGCTGTACATGTAGGCTGAACCAGTCTTGGGCACACGAGCACCAAATTCAGCATAACACAGACCAGCAAGGACGGAGGAGAGCGCTGCGATGAGGAAGCAGAGCACGATGGCTGGTCCGGCCTTCTCCCTGGCCACCTCTCCAGCCAGCACATAGACGCCGGCCCCCAGAGTGGCACCCACCCCCAGGGCAATAAGGTCCAGCGTGGTCAGGCAGCGGGCGAAGTGGCTCTCTTCCTGGTTACAGTCCAGCGCCCGTCGCCGGAGCAGCATCTTACCGAAGGACGCTAGCTTTTCAGCCATGATAGGACAGGTCACCAAatcaagaggagatggaggatctTCTTACAGCCAACTGAGGAAGAGGACAATCTACTGTCAAATGAGAGCGGAGAGTGGTTTGGAGGGACAAGTCCAGACACCACAATCATTATTTTGTAAATCGACTACTTTCTCAGAAGCGAGGTATCATATAATCAAATGG
This genomic stretch from Oncorhynchus tshawytscha isolate Ot180627B linkage group LG21, Otsh_v2.0, whole genome shotgun sequence harbors:
- the LOC112220914 gene encoding cationic amino acid transporter 3; protein product: MAEKLASFGKMLLRRRALDCNQEESHFARCLTTLDLIALGVGATLGAGVYVLAGEVAREKAGPAIVLCFLIAALSSVLAGLCYAEFGARVPKTGSAYMYSYVTVGEIWAFITGWNLILSYVIGTASVARAWSSTFDNLVEQKISDFFRASMSIKVPGKILAEYPDLFAFILILLLTGLLAFGVSESALVNKIFTGVNLVVLGFVIISGLVKGDRTNWNLTVEDFVNTTNITDPEIIKEKFGTGGFAPFGFSGVLSGAATCFYAFVGFDCIATTSEEAKNPMRSIPIGIVASLLICFFAYFGVSAALTLMMPYYLLNRESPLPEAFSYVHWDPARYIVAVGSLCALSTSLLGSMFPMPRVIYAMAEDGLLFRFLSKMNIKTKTPLLATIVSGIVAALMAFLFDLAALVDLMSIGTLLAYTLVAVCVLILRYQPGTLGLSGASEKLVELVGLRRATMAEGDSGDEFDQEGEGETRPLRERFTLKMLLVPSCDVPTKTSGLIVYITTAVISVVFTLLCVVLAVWGAEVVSGHPLWVTICAILAFFAFLCVAIIWRQPPSRQALTFKVPLLPVLPLVSIFVNIYLMMQLDGPTWCRFAVWMTIGFLIYFGYGIKNSSEATPNRGKFETVLRSKSPIYLAEDDSEVEGMTP